A single window of Aspergillus puulaauensis MK2 DNA, chromosome 5, nearly complete sequence DNA harbors:
- a CDS encoding uncharacterized protein (COG:S;~EggNog:ENOG410PSMK) — MGNICSRSKNASETEPFARPGRVLGSSADNSAPRASVPANAKSKSHWQSPGRTLGGSGGGENASPGAGTGPGTGAVEDTDDARAKAALAAQKRADATGPANKGKLGSKLAAQKAQTQTQTLNEVSRDERAARDADGASAARRWD, encoded by the exons ATGGGCAACATCTGCTCCAGATCCAAAAACGCATCCGAGACCGAACCCTTCGCTCGTCCTGGCCGTGTCCTCGGATCAAGCGCAGATAACTCCGCCCCGCGCGCCTCCGTCCCCGCAAATGCAAAGTCAAAATCACACTGGCAGTCGCCAGGGAGGACCTTGGGGGGtagtggaggaggggaaaacGCCAGTCCTGGTGCGGGGACGGGACCAGGAACAGGGGCGGTAGAGGATACGGATGATGCAAGGGCGAAGGCGGCATTGGCAGCTCAG AAACGCGCTGACGCTACGGGGCCTGCGAATAAAGGGAAACTAGGGTCAAAGTTGGCGGCGCAAAAGGCCCAGACACAAACGCAGACATTAAACGAGGTTAGTCGGGATGAGAGAGCTGCTAGGGATGCCGATGGTGCCTCTGCTGCGAGGCGATGGGACTAA
- the SUR1 gene encoding C2H2-type zinc finger protein (COG:K;~EggNog:ENOG410PM40;~InterPro:IPR036236,IPR013087;~PFAM:PF00096,PF12874,PF13894), whose amino-acid sequence MPEASDPGCCFCPLSPSHPRPRRLSLHEKELDAFLLLSRSFIERSPGSTYDSSKIADKMATHTRQDDFCLECHWESFHLDGKSSEDSSVAPASDCCPEKEQHASEAHGDSACCDTDNCSITCPSVCDGFVECNDEDDHDPCSVSRCEESHCHDPAPICFDEHCFDPDAPPEIPDHSLESLFGLGIPMASDKNDFSLSLDQCQVDHHMPKPIEHAATDLSHLCAGPFFSPDSIAITPCHPPHSYHHDPHSAGLSHVPPAQSMMPPSLPMQNEVNPSDVFHMLGMCPDYSNHFHVHEASNCPENLDGSSSSDSFTCLHLDDDRINSIMKNPIYTSNNLPARGPCRSNHRCRSHHHAHAHHFSPYSRHPRSSISSQILPSPGETPPPLDGGVSSVITSPDYSATDGELHICKWVNNSRGIKTGCGAAFSSASALQEHLVCRHMGPVNGAKGTGYYCCWEGCSRPGEPFSQKSKLQGHFLTHSNYKNFQCTVCGKLFARQATLERHERSHRGEKPYKCSDCGKSFTDSSELKTHSRTHTGEKPFSCTYPGCNFQTGDSSNMSSHRLTHGERRHKCLHPDCNKSFTRPDQLKRHMRSTHKTEIQIPTPLLGSPTDDQLAFPIQSQVPFGMA is encoded by the exons ATGCCTGAGGCCAGTGATCcgggctgctgcttctgcccCCTCTCTCCTTCCCACCCACGCCCACGCCGATTGTCATTG CACGAGAAGGAATTGGATGCCTTTCTGCTTTTGTCTCGCTCATTCATAGAGCGCTCACCCGGGTCGACTTACGACTCATCAAAAATCGCAGACAAAATGGCTACCCACACGCGACAAGACGATTTCTGCCTCGAATGCCACTGGGAGTCCTTTCATCTGGACGGTAAAAGCTCGGAGGATTCGTCCGTGGCCCCGGCGTCTGACTGCTGCCCTGAAAAGGAGCAGCATGCCTCAGAAGCGCATGGCGACAGCGCTTGTTGCGACACTGACAACTGCTCCATTACCTGTCCATCAGTCTGTGACGGCTTCGTTGAATgcaacgacgaagacgaccaCGACCCCTGCTCTGTATCTAGATGTGAAGAGTCACATTGTCATGACCCTGCCCCTATCTGTTTCGACGAACATTGCTTTGATCCCGACGCCCCCCCAGAAATCCCAGACCATTCATTAGAGTCTCTATTTGGACTGGGGATCCCCATGGCTTCAGACAAGAATGACTTTTCACTCAGCCTGGATCAGTGCCAGGTGGACCATCATATGCCCAAGCCAATTGAGCATGCTGCAACAGACCTCAGCCATCTATGCGCTGGTCCCTTTTTCAGCCCAGACTCAATAGCAATCACTCCCTGCCATCCCCCTCACAGCTATCATCATGATCCTCACTCCGCCGGCCTCTCTCACGTTCCTCCTGCTCAGAGTATGATGCCTCCATCGTTACCGATGCAAAACGAAGTCAACCCCTCCGACGTCTTCCACATGCTTGGGATGTGCCCCGACTACTCAAATCACTTCCATGTCCACGAAGCATCAAATTGTCCTGAGAATCTGGACGgcagctcatcatcagacTCCTTCACttgtctccatctcgacgacgacagaATAAACAGCATCATGAAAAACCCTATATACACGAGCAATAACCTTCCCGCCAGGGGTCCCTGCCGTTCGAACCATCGTTGCCGATCCCATCACCACGCACACGCCCACCACTTCTCACCCTACTCCCGTCACCCCCGATCAAGCATCAGCTCCCAAATTCTCCCCAGCCCAGGAGAAACACCTCCTCCGCTGGACGGCGGTGTATCTTCAGTCATAACAAGTCCGGACTACTCCGCGACCGATGGTGAATTGCACATTTGCAAATGGGTTAACAATTCCCGGGGCATCAAAACCGGATGTGGTGCTGCTTTTTCAAGCGCCAGTGCGCTTCAAGAGCACCTTGTCTGTCGCCACATGGGGCCAGTCAATGGCGCCAAAGGAACTGGAtactactgctgctgggaaGGCTGCAGCCGACCTGGAGAGCCATTCTCACAGAAGTCGAAACTTCAAGGCCACTTCCTCACACACAGCAACT ACAAAAACTTCCAATGCACGGTCTGCGGAAAGCTTTTTGCTCGACAAGCAACCCTTGAACGCCATGAGCGAAGCCATCGCGGCGAGAAGCCCTACAAGTGTTCAGACTGTGGCAAGTCATTTACAGATAGTAGTGAACTAA AAACCCATTCACGCACTCATACCGGCGAGAAACCATTTAGCTGCACGTATCCAGGATGCAACTTTCAAACCGGCGAT TCGTCAAATATGTCCAGCCACAGACTCA CACATGGCGAACGAAGGCACAAATGCCTTCACCCCGACTGTAACAAGAGTTTTACTCGACCTG ACCAACTCAAACGACACATGCGCTCAACACACAAAACCGAAATCCAAATCCCAACCCCCTTGCTCGGGTCTCCAACAGATGACCAACTCGCATTTCCAATTCAGTCTCAGGTTCCTTTCGGCATGGCGTAA
- a CDS encoding uncharacterized protein (COG:S;~EggNog:ENOG410PTDP): MPPKPLRLSTSSLRSSGSHATLRTRIPLRSIASIPAGAIQKHKLHSNLNFTQNPKNLSISRAFSSTPASSSPAATSSSGKSQADLIVEELQELYETATDELEIATESTDSATIYAASDRESARDALNSLVVAYDIYTASEPPANVDPAKGEGSEGEETFVELSIDPAEIPDAVKDEVKKRVGQRVREVKSAVEVLEKRAHD; encoded by the exons ATGCCTCCTAAACCATTGAGACTCTCAACGTCCTCCCTCCGGAGCTCCGGTTCTCACGCCACTCTCCGCACAAGGATCCCTCTCCGTTCCATTGCTTCCATACCAGCAGGAGCAATTCAAAAGCACAAGCTTCATTCCAACCTTAACTTTACCCAAAACCCAAAGAACCTAAGCATCTCCCGggccttctcctcaacacccGCGTCCTCATCCCCCGCCGcaacctccagctccggcaaAAGCCAAGCAGACCTAATCGTTGAAGAACTGCAAGAACT CTACGAAACTGCCACCGACGAACTCGAAATCGCAACTGAATCCACCGACTCGGCAACTATCTACGCTGCCTCGGACCGTGAATCTGCGCGCGATGCCCTGAATAGCCTCGTTGTTGCTTACGATATATATACAGCCTCCGAGCCTCCGGCGAACGTTGATCCAGCCAAGGGCGAAGGCtcagaaggagaggagaccTTTGTTGAGCTGTCGATTGACCCCGCGGAAATACCAGATGCTGTTAAGgacgaggtgaagaagagagtgGGCCAACGGGTGAGGGAGGTCAAGAGTGCAGTAGAGGTTTTGGAGAAAAGGGCTCACGATTAA
- a CDS encoding SDR family NAD(P)-dependent oxidoreductase (COG:Q;~EggNog:ENOG410PKNS;~InterPro:IPR002347,IPR036291,IPR020904;~PFAM:PF00106,PF13561,PF08659,PF01370;~go_function: GO:0016491 - oxidoreductase activity [Evidence IEA];~go_process: GO:0055114 - oxidation-reduction process [Evidence IEA]), with the protein MSRPLEGKFGIVTGGSRGIGEAIAKNLASKGCSLLLNFTSESSRSRTEDLCAQLSTKHSIRCVSVQADLSTPEDAVAKILAAANAHFPNATIDILINNAGVSADRDLNDAEKGPIDTAYFNWQYTINVLAPLLLTQAVAPHLPTNRSGRIVNISSVSSSLGFTGQSVYGGTKAALEAMTRTWARELADRATVNAINPGPVSGDMYFKTGEGFWNQIQGFQDETPLSKLVDPKKDPVLAELGLTEEQVRIVNEKMGGRRPAFTEEVAGVVGMLCTGDGGWCTGSVVCANGGMKFGL; encoded by the exons ATGTCTCGCCCACTGGAAGGAAAGTTCGGTATTGTCACTGGCGGCTCGCGGG GTATCGGCGAAGCCATCGCCAAAAACCTCGCCAGCAAAGGCTGCTCGCTCCTCCTAAACTTCACCTCCGAGTCCTCGCGCTCCAGAACCGAAGACCTCTGCGCCCAACTTTCAACCAAGCACTCCATCCGCTGCGTGTCCGTGCAAGCCGACCTCTCCACCCCCGAAGACGCCGTGGCCAAGATCCTCGCCGCAGCCAACGCCCACTTCCCCAACGCAACAatcgacatcctcatcaacaatgCCGGTGTTTCAGCAGACAGAGACTTAAACGATGCCGAGAAGGGTCCTATCGACACAGCCTACTTCAACTGGCAATACACCATTAATGTCCTTGCCccgctcctcctcacccaggcTGTGGCGCCGCATCTACCCACGAACCGCTCCGGGCGTATCGTGAacatctcctccgtctcctcgaGTCTTGGCTTCACCGGACAAAGTGTTTATGGCGGGACAAAGGCGGCGCTCGAGGCTATGACTCGGACTTGGGCGCGAGAACTCGCGGACCGGGCGACGGTTAACGCGATCAACCCTGGTCCTGTCTCTGGGGATATGTACTTCAAGACGGGCGAGGGGTTCTGGAACCAGATTCAGGGATTCCAGGACGAGACGCCGCTGAGCAAGCTTGTTGATCCGAAGAAGGACCCGGTGCTTGCTGAGCTGGGGTTGACAGAGGAGCAAGTGCGCATTGTGAATGAGAAGATGGGCGGGCGGAGGCCGGCGTTTACGGAGGAGGTTGCGGGGGTGGTGGGGATGTTGTGTACGGGTGATGGGGGCTGGTGTACGGGGAGTGTGGTTTGTGCGAATGGGGGGATGAAGTTTGGgctttaa
- the SAH1 gene encoding adenosylhomocysteinase (BUSCO:EOG09262LYR;~COG:H;~EggNog:ENOG410PG05;~InterPro:IPR020082,IPR000043,IPR036291,IPR042172, IPR015878;~PFAM:PF02826,PF00670;~go_function: GO:0004013 - adenosylhomocysteinase activity [Evidence IEA]): protein MAAPAQKFKVADISLAAFGRREIDLAEIEMPGLVSIRTKYGADQPLKGARIAGCLHMTIQTAVLIETLVALGAEVTWTSCNIFSTQDHAAAAIAAAGVPVFAWKGETEEEYNWCLDQQLSAFKDGQKLNLILDDGGDLTSLVHNKYPEQLQGCFGLSEETTTGVHHLYRMLKDNKLLVPSINVNDSVTKSKFDNLYGCRESLIDGIKRATDVMIAGKIGVVAGFGDVGKGCAQALHTMGARVLVTEIDPINALQAAVQGYEVVTMDEAAAIGQIFVTTTGCRDILVGKHFEAMRNDAIVCNIGHFDIEIDVAWLKANAKSVQSIKPQVDRYLMPNGRNIILLAEGRLVNLGCATGHSSFVMSCSFSNQVLAQIALFKAEDKAFGQKYPEFGTTGKKDVGVYVLPKVLDEQVAFLHLEHVNAKLSTLTPVQAEYLGLDAKGPYKADHYRY from the exons ATGGCTGCCCCCGCTCAGAAGTTCAAGGTCGCCGACATC TCGCTGGCCGCCTTCGGTCGCCGCGAGATCGATCTCGCCGAGATTGAGATGCCCGGTCTCGTCTCCATCCGTACCAAGTACGGTGCTGACCAGCCTCTGAAGGGTGCTCGCATTGCCGGTTGCCTTCACATGA CCATCCAGACTGCTGTTCTCATCGAGACCCTCGTTGCTCTCGGTGCTGAGGTTACCTGGACTAGCTGCAACATCTTCTCCACCCAGGACCACGCCGCTGCCGCCATTGCCGCCGCTGGTGTCCCTGT CTTCGCCTGGAAGGGTGAGACCGAGGAGGAGTACAACTGGTGCTTGGACCAGCAGCTCTCCGCTTTCAAGGATGGCCAGAagctcaacctcatccttgacgacGGTGGTGACTTGACCTCTCTCGTTCACAACAAGTACCCTGAGCAGCTCCAGGGCTGCTTCGGTCTCTCCGAGGAGACCACCACCGGTGTTCACCACCTTTACCGCATGCTCAAGGACAACAAGCTCCTTGTTCCCTCCATCAACGTCAACGACTCCGTCACCAAGTCCAAGTTCGACAACCTGTACGGCTGCCGTGAGTCTCTCATCGATGGTATCAAGCGTGCCACCGATGTCATGATTGCTGGTAAGATCGGTGTCGTTGCCGGTTTCGGTGATGTCGGCAAGGGTTGCGCTCAGGCTCTCCACACCATGGGTGCTCGCGTTCTCGTTACTGAGATCGACCCCATCAACGCCCTCCAGGCCGCTGTCCAGGGTTACGAGGTCGTCACCATGGACGAGGCTGCTGCCATCGGTCAGATCTTCGTCACCACCACTGGTTGCCGTGACATCCTGGTTGGCAAGCACTTCGAGGCCATGCGCAACGACGCCATTGTTTGCA ACATTGGTCACTTCGACATTGAGATCGACGTTGCCTGGCTCAAGGCCAACGCCAAGTCCGTCCAGAGCATCAAGCCCCAGGTTGACCGCTACCTGATGCCCAACGGCCGTaacatcatcctccttgccGAGGGCCGTCTCGTCAACCTTGGCTGTGCTACCGGCCACTCTTCCTTCGTCATGTCCTGCTCTTTCTCCAACCAGGTCCTTGCCCAGATTGCCCTGTTCAAGGCTGAGGACAAGGCCTTCGGCCAGAAGTACCCTGAGTTCGGTACCACTGGCAAGAAGGACGTTGGCGTTTACGTTCTGCCCAAGGTTCTTGACGAGCAGGTCGCTTTCCTCCACCTTGAGCACGTCAACGCCAAGCTTTCCACCCTCACTCCTGTGCAGGCTGAGTACCTTGGCCTGGATGCCAAGGGTCCTTACAAGGCTGACCA CTACCGCTACTAA
- a CDS encoding uncharacterized protein (COG:S;~EggNog:ENOG410PU92;~InterPro:IPR008775;~PFAM:PF05721), translating to MPGVLTETLAVNDGPLTSENAALLRPSDPSLPIEELRKRYDEDGYLFLKQVLPREDVLETRRHYFSYLAPTEVLKEGSDPVEGIFNPTKDPEHYPGIGAGAVGGNGRPGGEKADQFVDRAIEAHYKDWYVEKLCHHPALYDFVAKFSGWGKDTLTFQRTLLRNNTPGTKPIGVHYDQIFLRYGEPTSVTAWVPIGDVKLNGGGLIYLEDGDSVGLKIEEEFTTKAKNAGLTEEEARSAFNSNMMATGLLSEFPADFAKQHNRRWLASAYEAGDVVLHKPHAIHASTINNDPEGIIRLATDLRFCDSSKPYDKRWTNAYRFGDGV from the exons ATGCCAGGAGTCCTAACAGAAACCCTCGCCGTCAATGACGGGCCCCTCACCTCCGAGAACgccgccctcctccgcccctcAGATCCATCGCTCCCCATCGAAGAGCTTCGCAAACGCTACGACGAAGATGGCTACCTCTTCCTCAAACAGGTTCTCCCGCGCGAAGATGTCCTAGAAACCCGCCGCCACTACTTTTCTTACCTCGCACCCACCGAAGTCCTTAAAGAAGGCTCCGACCCCGTCGAAGGCATCTTCAACCCCACCAAAGACCCTGAGCATTACCCCGGCAttggggctggtgctgttggtggGAACGGGAGACCCGGCGGCGAAAAGGCAGATCAGTTCGTGGACCGCGCCATAGAGGCCCACTATAAGGACTGGTATGTTGAGAAACTGTGCCATCATCCCGCGTTGTATGATTTCGTGGCCAAGTTTAGTGGGTGGGGGAAGGATACCTTGACTTTTCAACGCACGTTGTTGAGGAATAATACCCCTGGGACGAAGCCCATTGGAGTGCATTATGATCAGATCTTTTTGAGGTATGGTGAGCCCACGAGCGTGACGGCTTGGGTGCCTATTGGCGATGTTAAGTTAAATGGGGGTGGGTTGATTTATCTCGAGGATG GTGACTCCGTCGGACTTAAGATCGAGGAAGAGTTCACCACGAAAGCCAAGAATGCTGGCTTgacagaggaggaagcccGCTCTGCGTTCAATTCGAACATGATGGCGACTGGGTTGCTGTCAGAATTCCCAGCAGACTTTGCTAAGCAGCACAATCGGCGTTGGCTAGCTTCTGCATATGAAGCCGGGGATGTGGTCCTGCACAAGCCTCACGCG ATCCATGCTTCAACCATCAATAATGATCCCGAGGGCATTATCCGCCTAGCTACAGACTTGAGATTCTGTGACTCGTCGAAGCCTTATGATAAG AGATGGACGAATGCGTATCGTTTTGGCGATGGTGTCTAG
- a CDS encoding uncharacterized protein (COG:S;~EggNog:ENOG410PQDT), producing MASAAIAVSADSVVNSSALPAVPPTIPLEAYNEPDPAPRPPKDKGTNTNHIITSPYITAEHLLDLSTLDAANQFLAQALTTLTPTRPDYATAPYIESFNWSSVFESLRDLAAKQGGQPWTQRSFYVVAFRSILRADADPERLGLLDERSHAEAVASGGLLKYWFGSKNEKRENLATCVWRSREDARAGGTGPWHAQARGAAKTMYERIEFTTLELVVGEKAGDWEFKEWKD from the exons ATGGCATCAGCAGCTATAGCAGTGTCTGCAGACAGCGTGGTCAACTCCTCGGCCTTGCCAGCAGTACCACCAACAATACCTCTAGAGGCTTACAACGAGCCCGACCCCGCGCCCAGGCCCCCAAAAGACAAAggcaccaacaccaaccacaTCATCACATCCCCCTACATAACCGCAGAGCACCTACTGGATCTCTCAACCCTCGACGCCGCAAATCAATTCCTAGCACAAGCCCTGACAACACTCACGCCAACCCGACCAGACTACGCAACAGCGCCCTATATCGAATCCTTCAATTGGAGCTCTGTCTTCGAGAGCCTGCGCGACCTCGCAGCGAAACAAGGAGGACAGCCCTGGACACAGCGCAGCTTCTATGTAGTTGCGTTCCGGTCAATTCTGCGCGCAGATGCGGACCCTGAACGATTGGGTTTGCTCGATGAGCGGTCTCATGCGGAGGCTGTAGCGAGTGGCGGGCTGCTGAAGTATTGGTTTGGGAGCAAGAatgagaagagggagaatcTAGCTACTT GTGTATGGAGAAGTCGAGAAGACGCAAGAGCTGGCGGGACTGGGCCGTGGCATGCGCAGGCGCGTGGGgcagcgaagacgatgtaTGAGCGGATTGAATTCACGACTTTGGAGCTCGTGGTGGGCGAGAAAGCTGGGGATTGGGAGTtcaaggagtggaaggattAA
- the PRP31 gene encoding U4/U6-U5 snRNP complex subunit PRP31 (BUSCO:EOG09264B2X;~COG:A;~EggNog:ENOG410PI6D;~InterPro:IPR012976,IPR027105,IPR002687,IPR019175, IPR036070,IPR029012,IPR042239;~PFAM:PF01798,PF09785;~go_component: GO:0046540 - U4/U6 x U5 tri-snRNP complex [Evidence IEA];~go_process: GO:0000244 - spliceosomal tri-snRNP complex assembly [Evidence IEA];~go_process: GO:0000398 - mRNA splicing, via spliceosome [Evidence IEA]) yields MQKSCASGSRRHPESDSSDDSAVAPTAGKFYDEIHTLKEIFYKLAITAVVAASRAIMSTAEELLRDFEDDEDFEGAEDAEAIEEDQDEEQLLQEPANKEVTNEFDIAISTADELTRLHKSLRDHYSIRFPELETLVTNSIDYAKTVAILKNGPLRDIKALSNSADNMVGVPLKSILDGPTLMVVSVEGTTTRGREMTETELKTVLDTCERILKLDQERTALTQSIQSRMSQIAPNLAALIGPETAAQFLNQSGGLRELAKIPACNLGAQGSKRKEGLGFATNIGIRSQGFLYHSELIQDIPNDLKKQAIRIVSAKMVLATRADVSQYSPDGSLGEDLKEQCFKRLEKLTEPPPNSGTKALPAPDDKPSRKRGGRRARKAKEAVAMTELRKAQNRVAFGKEEAEIGYGTGAGTVGLGMMGQQDDGRIRATQIDQRTRARLSKSNKGWGAATPASGTASSLRTFGQGPSGTASVLQAKGLRSSGIGTSFGGAGGTASTIAFTPVQGLELVDPKAQAELNRKRKAEEDRWFKSGTFTQVGGQSSNPSQGANGGFKVPALPNKKIDTGAGKMGPPPPPSK; encoded by the coding sequence ATGCAAAAAAGCTGCGCTAGCGGCTCGCGTCGCCACCCGGAATCCGATAGCTCGGATGACTCAGCAGTTGCTCCAACAGCGGGCAAGTTTTATGATGAAATTCACACCCTCAAAGAAATATTCTATAAACTTGCAATAACTGCAGTCGTTGCAGCCAGTCGAGCTATTATGTCTACCGCCGAGGAACTATTGAGAGAttttgaggacgatgaagattTCGAGGGCGCTGAAGATGCTGAGGCTATCGAGGAAGACCAGGACGAAGAGCAACTTCTTCAAGAGCCCGCTAACAAAGAGGTTACGAACGAGTTCGATATCGCGATATCGACCGCAGATGAACTAACACGCCTCCACAAATCACTACGCGATCATTATTCCATCAGATTTCCTGAACTCGAAACCCTTGTCACGAACTCCATCGACTATGCGAAAACCGTCGCTATTCTCAAAAATGGACCGCTCAGGGATATCAAAGCGCTATCCAACTCTGCGGACAATATGGTTGGGGTGCCTTTGAAATCGATTCTGGATGGTCCCACTTTGATGGTTGTTTCGGTGGAAGGTACAACTACTCGAGGGCGCGAGATGACGGAGACGGAACTGAAGACCGTGCTGGATACTTGCGAGAGAATCCTGAAGCTGGACCAAGAACGGACTGCGCTTACACAGAGCATTCAGTCCCGCATGAGTCAGATTGCTCCTAATTTGGCAGCGCTGATCGGACCGGAAACCGCAGCTCAGTTCCTTAACCAGTCGGGAGGACTACGCGAGCTTGCTAAAATTCCGGCGTGCAACTTGGGCGCCCAAGGTtcgaagagaaaagaaggctTAGGGTTCGCTACGAATATTGGTATCAGATCACAGGGGTTCCTCTACCATTCCGAACTTATCCAAGACATTCCGAACGACCTCAAAAAGCAGGCGATCCGCATTGTCTCCGCCAAAATGGTTCTTGCTACTCGAGCCGACGTCTCACAGTATAGCCCCGATGGCTCGCTGGGAGAGGATTTGAAGGAACAGTGTTTCAAACGTCTGGAAAAACTGACTGAGCCCCCTCCCAACTCTGGGACAAAGGCTCTTCCTGCGCCGGATGATAAACCTTCAAGAAAACGAGGTGGTAGAAGGGCTCGAAAAGCCAAGGAAGCTGTCGCAATGACTGAACTTCGCAAGGCGCAGAACCGCGTCGCGTTCGGCAAGGAGGAAGCCGAGATTGGGTACGGTACGGGAGCAGGAACTGTCGGCCTTGGTATGATGGGTCAGCAGGATGACGGTCGCATCCGAGCAACCCAGATCGATCAAAGAACGAGGGCAAGACTAAGCAAATCCAACAAAGGATGGGGAGCAGCGACACCGGCCAGTGGAACTGCTTCATCTCTACGCACATTCGGTCAGGGTCCCAGTGGGACGGCGAGTGTCCTGCAAGCAAAGGGCCTCCGATCCTCAGGTATTGGGACTTCATTTGGTGGTGCAGGCGGTACAGCCAGTACTATCGCTTTCACTCCGGTGCAGGGACTTGAACTAGTCGACCCCAAGGCGCAAGCCGAACTAAATCGCAAGCGCAAGGCGGAAGAAGACAGGTGGTTCAAATCAGGCACATTCACCCAAGTCGGTGGCCAGAGCAGCAATCCGTCTCAGGGGGCAAATGGAGGATTCAAGGTGCCTGCCTTACCCAACAAGAAAATCGATACTGGTGCAGGAAAAATgggacctcctccgccccctTCGAAGTAG